One window from the genome of Schistocerca piceifrons isolate TAMUIC-IGC-003096 chromosome 1, iqSchPice1.1, whole genome shotgun sequence encodes:
- the LOC124709186 gene encoding otoancorin-like, whose product MVNDETEECLDIFGALDLGQRAQKVVWNTLGKAFLLTNLLDLGHLVKVMGMNDINEVKLNNKRFYMETIAALGEEIEDPKLIRILATKWLIDNLNKTLPTEAVGALGNIICGLPTPTITDLLSKNRAFAKLLPILRNIKGCPMMCLQDLAAIAVRNYGDPSTWSSEDISALGVIMAGLNTRHWKSLKGTRGNQPLCGLTPRAVQCLPLNVIKDLTVEQVASLLPSAVSVSEDKFSVLPEQQKEILKKTLRRQERDLINKSVCNLVLNIQTVIMLNILWFHLIF is encoded by the exons ATGGTTAATGATGAAACTGAAGAATGTCTTGACATTTTTGGTGCTCTAGACCTTGGACAAAGGGCACAAAAGGTTGTGTGGAACACGCTTGGCAAG GCCTTTCTCCTGACAAATTTACTGGATCTTGGCCACCTAGTGaaagtaatgggaatgaatgatataAATGAAGTGAAATTAAATAACAAGAGATTCTACATGGAAACAATAGCAGCATTAGGTGAAGAAATAGAAGATCCAAAATTG ATCAGAATTTTAGCAACCAAGTGGTTAATTGACAATCTGAATAAGACCTTACCAACAGAAGCAGTTGGAGCTTTgggaaacattatttgtggtttacCAACGCCCACTATCACAGACTTACTTAGTAAGAACAGAGCCTTTGCTAAACTTTTACCTATATTGAGAAACATAAAGGGGTGTCCAATGATGTGCTTGCAGGATCTTGCAGCAATAGCTGTAAGAAATTATGGAGATCCAAGCACATGGAGTTCAGAAGACATTTCTGCTTTAGGGGTTATAATGGCag GATTGAATACCAGACATTGGAAATCGCTGAAAGGAACTCGGGGTAACCAACCCCTCTGTGGCTTGACTCCTCGTGCTGTGCAATGCTTACCTCTGAATGTGATTAAG GATCTTACAGTTGAACAAGTGGCATCCCTGCTTCCAAGTGCTGTTTCAGTGAGTGAAGACAAATTCTCTGTGCTGCCGGAACAACagaaagaaatactaaaaaaaacaTTGAGACGTCAAGAGAGAGATTTAATTAATAAATCAGTGTGTAATTTGGTTTTAAACATACAAACAGTCATTATGTTAAATATTTTATGGTTTCATTTAATCTTTTAG